In a genomic window of Roseiflexus castenholzii DSM 13941:
- a CDS encoding bile acid:sodium symporter family protein, translated as MEQNIITGVFLPIAIAIIMWGMGLSLVVDDFRRVLFYPKAVAIGLFGQLVVLPLVGFFIASTFNLPPEYAVGLMIVALCPGGPTSNLISFLSRGDVALSVTLTAISNTVTVITIPPLVNWMLFHFMGQGTTLQLPFVQTVVQIALLTIVPVALGMWMRAKRPEFAAEADFPVKVASVALLVLVILAAIIRERAIIVQAFIDVGPATLMLSAVSMLLGFTIAAIMRLNWSQRITSGIEVGIQNGTLAIALASGATFLNNPAMAIPPAIYSLVMFGTAAAFGFFVNARIGRRQCACCLDRFRLDIFDLNRTKGERDSEIPATAATVPSGRVQTSTGF; from the coding sequence ATGGAACAGAACATCATCACCGGAGTGTTTCTGCCAATCGCAATCGCCATCATCATGTGGGGCATGGGTCTGTCGCTGGTTGTGGATGATTTTCGGCGGGTGTTGTTCTACCCAAAAGCGGTCGCCATCGGTCTATTCGGTCAGTTGGTTGTCTTGCCGCTGGTTGGCTTCTTCATCGCCTCGACGTTCAATCTTCCGCCTGAGTATGCCGTCGGATTGATGATTGTCGCGCTGTGCCCCGGCGGTCCGACGTCGAACCTGATTTCGTTCCTCTCGCGCGGTGATGTGGCGCTGTCGGTGACGCTGACGGCAATATCGAATACGGTGACGGTCATCACGATTCCGCCGCTGGTCAACTGGATGCTGTTTCACTTCATGGGACAGGGAACAACGCTCCAGTTGCCGTTTGTGCAGACCGTCGTGCAGATTGCGCTATTGACAATTGTTCCAGTTGCGCTCGGGATGTGGATGCGGGCAAAACGCCCTGAGTTCGCCGCTGAAGCCGATTTTCCGGTGAAGGTTGCATCGGTGGCGCTGCTGGTTCTGGTGATCCTGGCGGCGATCATCCGCGAGCGGGCGATCATCGTCCAGGCATTCATTGATGTCGGTCCGGCGACGTTGATGTTGAGCGCCGTAAGCATGCTGCTTGGCTTTACCATCGCTGCAATCATGCGTCTCAACTGGTCGCAGCGCATCACCAGCGGCATTGAGGTCGGCATCCAGAATGGAACCCTGGCGATTGCGCTGGCGTCGGGCGCAACATTCCTCAACAACCCCGCCATGGCTATCCCGCCGGCGATCTATAGCCTGGTGATGTTCGGCACGGCTGCGGCGTTCGGGTTCTTTGTCAATGCGCGGATCGGGCGCCGACAGTGCGCATGCTGCCTTGATCGTTTCCGCCTTGATATCTTCGACCTGAACCGGACGAAGGGCGAGCGCGACAGCGAGATTCCGGCAACTGCCGCAACCGTGCCATCCGGGCGCGTCCAAACCTCGACCGGTTTCTGA
- a CDS encoding cation-translocating P-type ATPase: MKSSTVQSDIKPQTSPLTHGDAAPENSWHAYPIDEVFALLDSKPDGLSSDESRKRLEQYGPNELQAARRISPWEILLEQFKNVLIIILLIATAISFFLGHGVESIVIAIIVLFAVLLGFIQEYRAERAIEALQQMAAPTATVLRDGKEMRIPARDLVPGDVILLHTGDRVPADARLIEAINLQIEEAALTGESVPVEKHIDPLGRDNLPLGDRRNMAYAGTSVTYGRGKALIVATGMRTEFGKIAQMLQTVETVRTPLQQNLDRVGGVLARAAFVVVALIVALGLLRGQPIIDMLIFGIALAVAVVPEALPAVVTISLAIGVQKMAKRHALIRRLPAVETLGSTSVICTDKTGTLTKDEMTVRQIVTGEQCFTVSGAGYAPEGEFLLDDHPVSPPEPLALTLTAAVLASDARLIRKEDGGWDIKGDPTEGALIVAAAKAGLWKETLDAANPRIHEIPFSSETKRMTTLHRGADGVTAYAKGAPEVILEGCVSVMTADGMHLLDDARREQILRQAQEMASQAMRVLGIAFKPGATPDDAETGMTFLGLVGMIDPPRPEAKGAIATCIEAGIRPVMITGDHPLTAQAIARELRLLDGGRVVTGAELEAMSDERLKREVQNISVYARVSPSHKLRVVTAWQSNGHVVAMTGDGVNDAPALKRADIGVAMGVTGTDVTKEAAAMTLTDDNFASIVAAVEEGRGVFSNIKKYLMYLLSSNIGEIGLMAGASFLGLPLPLSAVQILYVNLATDGLPALALAVDPPEADLMKRKPRNPRTGIFTRPVVTLMVLGGVWSAIINLALFAWALNSGRGLEQAMTMTFVSLVLIQFFKAYNFRSDRNSVWKKPFANKWLNLAIIWELALLSLIVYLPFLHDAFGTYALPLTDWLIVAGLAVTVVPVLELAKWMVRKGWFGLIDPDE; the protein is encoded by the coding sequence ATGAAATCGTCGACTGTACAATCGGATATCAAACCGCAGACGTCCCCCCTAACGCACGGAGATGCGGCGCCGGAGAACTCCTGGCATGCGTACCCTATCGATGAAGTTTTTGCTCTGCTCGATAGCAAACCGGACGGATTGAGCAGCGACGAGTCCCGGAAGCGTCTGGAGCAGTATGGTCCGAATGAACTTCAGGCGGCGCGGCGCATCTCGCCTTGGGAGATTCTGCTCGAACAGTTCAAGAATGTTCTGATCATCATTCTGCTGATTGCGACGGCGATTTCGTTCTTTTTGGGTCATGGCGTCGAGTCGATTGTCATTGCCATTATCGTTCTCTTTGCCGTGCTTCTGGGGTTTATCCAGGAATACCGCGCTGAGCGCGCCATCGAGGCGTTGCAGCAAATGGCGGCGCCCACTGCCACTGTGTTGCGCGATGGAAAAGAGATGCGCATTCCTGCGCGCGATCTGGTTCCCGGCGATGTCATTCTTCTGCACACCGGCGATCGAGTGCCGGCGGATGCGCGTTTGATCGAGGCGATTAATTTGCAAATCGAGGAAGCCGCACTGACCGGCGAGTCGGTTCCGGTCGAGAAGCATATCGATCCGCTGGGGCGCGATAACCTGCCGCTCGGAGACCGCAGGAATATGGCATATGCCGGCACGTCGGTGACGTATGGACGTGGGAAGGCGCTGATCGTCGCCACCGGCATGCGCACCGAGTTTGGCAAAATTGCGCAGATGCTCCAGACGGTCGAGACGGTGCGCACACCGCTTCAGCAGAACCTGGATCGGGTCGGCGGAGTGCTGGCGCGCGCGGCGTTTGTGGTTGTGGCGCTCATCGTGGCGCTTGGGTTGCTGCGCGGGCAACCGATCATCGATATGCTGATCTTTGGTATCGCGCTGGCAGTGGCAGTCGTACCGGAAGCGCTTCCAGCCGTTGTCACGATTTCGCTGGCGATTGGCGTGCAGAAAATGGCGAAACGCCATGCCCTCATCCGTCGTCTGCCGGCGGTTGAAACGCTGGGCAGCACCTCGGTGATCTGCACCGATAAAACCGGCACGTTGACCAAAGATGAGATGACCGTTCGCCAGATCGTTACGGGCGAACAATGTTTTACCGTCTCAGGCGCCGGGTACGCGCCCGAAGGCGAGTTCCTTCTCGATGATCATCCGGTTTCGCCGCCGGAGCCGCTCGCGCTCACCCTGACGGCTGCGGTTCTCGCGTCTGATGCGCGCCTGATCCGGAAAGAAGATGGCGGTTGGGACATCAAAGGTGATCCGACGGAAGGCGCGCTCATCGTCGCGGCTGCCAAAGCGGGCTTATGGAAGGAGACCCTCGACGCTGCGAATCCACGCATCCACGAAATCCCGTTTTCGTCCGAAACCAAGCGCATGACGACGCTCCACCGGGGAGCGGATGGCGTGACCGCGTATGCAAAAGGAGCGCCGGAAGTCATTCTGGAAGGGTGCGTTTCTGTCATGACCGCCGATGGCATGCACCTGCTAGACGATGCCAGGCGTGAGCAGATTCTGCGTCAGGCGCAGGAGATGGCGAGCCAGGCGATGCGGGTGCTGGGTATTGCGTTCAAACCGGGCGCCACGCCGGATGATGCAGAAACCGGTATGACCTTCCTGGGTCTTGTGGGCATGATCGATCCGCCCCGTCCAGAAGCGAAAGGCGCGATTGCCACCTGTATCGAAGCCGGCATCCGGCCGGTCATGATCACCGGCGATCATCCATTGACAGCGCAGGCGATTGCGCGGGAGTTGCGCCTGCTTGATGGCGGGCGCGTTGTGACCGGCGCTGAACTAGAAGCCATGTCGGATGAGCGGTTGAAGCGTGAGGTGCAAAATATCAGCGTCTATGCGCGCGTCTCACCGTCGCACAAACTGCGGGTGGTGACTGCATGGCAGTCGAACGGGCATGTGGTCGCTATGACCGGTGATGGCGTCAACGATGCGCCGGCGCTCAAGCGAGCCGATATCGGTGTAGCGATGGGCGTCACCGGCACCGATGTGACCAAAGAAGCCGCAGCGATGACCCTCACCGACGATAACTTTGCCTCGATCGTGGCAGCCGTGGAAGAGGGGCGCGGCGTCTTCAGTAACATCAAGAAATACCTGATGTATCTGCTCTCGTCCAATATCGGCGAAATCGGACTGATGGCAGGCGCTTCGTTCCTTGGACTGCCGTTGCCGCTTTCGGCGGTGCAGATCCTATACGTCAACCTGGCGACCGATGGGTTGCCCGCGTTGGCGTTGGCAGTCGATCCGCCAGAAGCCGACCTCATGAAGCGCAAGCCGCGCAATCCCCGCACTGGCATCTTTACCCGCCCGGTCGTCACATTGATGGTGCTTGGCGGCGTCTGGTCGGCGATTATCAACCTGGCGCTCTTCGCATGGGCGCTGAATTCGGGGCGCGGATTGGAACAGGCGATGACCATGACGTTTGTCTCGCTGGTGTTGATCCAGTTCTTCAAAGCCTACAACTTTCGATCTGATCGGAATTCGGTGTGGAAGAAGCCGTTTGCCAACAAGTGGCTCAATCTGGCAATTATCTGGGAGTTGGCGCTGCTCTCGCTGATCGTGTATCTGCCGTTTCTGCACGATGCCTTTGGAACGTATGCACTGCCGTTGACCGACTGGTTGATCGTTGCCGGGCTGGCCGTGACCGTCGTGCCGGTACTGGAACTTGCCAAGTGGATGGTGCGCAAGGGATGGTTTGGACTCATTGATCCTGACGAGTGA